The following coding sequences are from one Thermostaphylospora chromogena window:
- a CDS encoding FG-GAP repeat protein, whose protein sequence is MSIPRAALLAAALITAPLPPSAAFTASAAEHRAGEGGGVDFDCDGRADLAVAAPYADAGGAARSGAVRVLYGMRQVRELTQDTPGVPDAAELGDAFGAALAAGDFDGDGCHDLAVGASEEFAGERRPGRDGDGVVHLFHGSRAGLRPGTTVDATDFGARPLGDRFGAALAAGDLDGDGDDELVIGAPGHGRGGAVGVYGQRGRKPYLLTQRTRWIGQKAAVTDRFGAALAAGDFDGDGRAEIAVGAPGDTVRRKGQGSVTVLDPRRRRALLITQSSPGIAGADENWDEVGAALAAGDFDGDGRDDLAIGAPGEGLTGDQRAMDHGDGMIHVVYGTPGGLRTAYAESWSQNTLKGRPRYFDRFGSALAAGDLDGDGCAELAVGAPGENAAHILRGTRGGGLTRAGNLLLTGKGGGFGAALAIVPAEDRGAGLVVAAPRAGRLVLFRPDGGRAGVALPTGPDASLYGYAMAP, encoded by the coding sequence ATGAGCATCCCGCGAGCCGCCCTTCTCGCCGCCGCACTCATCACGGCTCCCCTGCCGCCCTCCGCCGCCTTCACGGCGTCGGCCGCGGAGCACCGGGCGGGCGAAGGCGGCGGCGTCGACTTCGACTGCGACGGGCGCGCCGACCTGGCCGTGGCCGCGCCGTACGCCGACGCGGGAGGCGCGGCCCGCTCGGGAGCGGTGCGCGTCCTGTACGGCATGCGGCAGGTCCGCGAACTGACCCAGGACACCCCCGGCGTGCCGGACGCCGCGGAGCTGGGCGACGCCTTCGGCGCCGCGCTCGCCGCCGGCGACTTCGACGGCGACGGCTGCCACGACCTGGCGGTGGGGGCGTCGGAGGAGTTCGCCGGCGAACGCCGCCCCGGGCGGGACGGCGACGGCGTCGTCCACCTGTTCCACGGCTCCCGTGCGGGCCTGCGCCCCGGCACGACCGTCGATGCCACGGATTTCGGCGCCCGGCCGCTCGGGGACCGGTTCGGCGCCGCGCTGGCAGCGGGCGACCTGGACGGCGACGGCGACGACGAACTGGTGATCGGCGCGCCGGGGCACGGCAGGGGCGGCGCGGTCGGCGTGTACGGGCAGCGGGGGCGCAAGCCGTACCTGCTGACGCAGCGCACGAGGTGGATCGGCCAGAAGGCGGCGGTCACCGACCGGTTCGGCGCCGCGCTGGCGGCCGGCGACTTCGACGGCGACGGCCGGGCGGAGATCGCGGTGGGCGCGCCGGGCGACACGGTGCGCAGGAAGGGGCAGGGGTCGGTGACCGTGCTCGACCCGCGGCGGCGGCGCGCGCTGCTGATCACCCAGTCCAGTCCGGGGATCGCGGGGGCGGACGAGAACTGGGACGAGGTCGGCGCCGCGCTGGCGGCCGGCGACTTCGACGGCGACGGCCGCGACGACCTGGCGATCGGCGCGCCCGGTGAGGGCCTGACCGGTGATCAGCGCGCGATGGACCACGGCGACGGCATGATCCACGTCGTGTACGGCACGCCCGGCGGCCTGCGCACCGCCTACGCCGAGTCGTGGTCGCAGAACACGCTCAAGGGCCGCCCGCGCTATTTCGACCGGTTCGGCTCGGCGCTGGCCGCCGGGGACCTGGACGGCGACGGGTGCGCCGAGCTGGCCGTGGGGGCGCCCGGGGAGAACGCGGCGCACATCCTGCGCGGCACCCGCGGCGGCGGGCTGACCCGGGCCGGGAACCTGCTGCTGACCGGTAAGGGCGGCGGCTTCGGCGCCGCCCTCGCGATCGTGCCCGCCGAAGATCGCGGGGCGGGTCTGGTCGTCGCGGCGCCCCGCGCGGGCCGGCTGGTGCTGTTCCGTCCCGACGGCGGGCGCGCCGGCGTCGCCCTTCCCACGGGCCCGGACGCCTCCCTGTACGGCTACGCGATGGCCCCTTGA
- a CDS encoding NUDIX hydrolase, which produces MAIRPSVRAVLLDGLRGRERLVLFRRTVPGRPLYWSAPGGHVEPEDGSLEAALHREMLEELGATVGSVTLLTTLTCRRPHGVQTQYVYGCRLLTLDPSLRCGPEFDDPARGVYEVVRIPLAAEEIRSLNLVPAELGDYLVTAASRLPRLIPA; this is translated from the coding sequence ATGGCGATCAGACCGAGCGTGCGGGCGGTCCTCCTCGACGGGCTTCGCGGCAGGGAGCGGCTCGTGCTGTTCCGGCGCACCGTGCCGGGCCGTCCCCTGTACTGGTCGGCTCCGGGCGGGCACGTCGAACCCGAGGACGGCTCCCTCGAAGCCGCCCTGCACCGGGAGATGCTGGAGGAGCTCGGCGCGACCGTCGGCTCGGTCACCCTGCTCACCACGTTGACCTGCCGCCGCCCCCACGGCGTGCAGACGCAGTACGTCTACGGCTGCCGCCTGCTCACCCTCGACCCCTCGCTGCGCTGCGGCCCCGAGTTCGACGACCCCGCACGCGGCGTCTACGAGGTCGTGCGGATCCCGCTCGCCGCCGAGGAGATCAGGTCCCTCAACCTCGTCCCGGCGGAGCTCGGCGACTACCTCGTCACGGCCGCCTCCCGCCTGCCGCGCCTCATACCCGCCTGA
- a CDS encoding HSP90 family protein → MIDPSLGEWVESAFQVDLRGVVDLLSRHLYSSPRVYVRELLQNAVDAITARRIEDPAAPARVTLEADGGTVRVHDTGVGLTEEEVHTLLATIGRSGKRDELGFARHEFLGQFGIGLLSGFLVADEIRVETRSARGGPTVLWTGMADGRYRVETAEHERPEPGTTVTLTPRRDAAEWTAPRTVTELAAHYGSLLPIQVTACGVRVSGDGPPWRAAYPTPDARRAALLDYGRRLFGFTALDVIDLAVPEAGLTGVAFILPEPANPTVRAVHRVYLKGMLLGERTEGLLPDWAFFVRCVVDASELRPTASRESLYEDDLLEHTRDALGARVREWLVGLAETDPDRLRTFLRLHHLGVKALALHDDDMLRLVDRWLEYETSDGPMTLARFRARHPQGRYTSVVDEFRQLSAVASAQGVGLVNAGYVYDAEIMARLPRIDPDVRLEPLDPAELATSLGPVDPQTELAVRPFLVAAAAALDSLGCDVILREFDPASLPALYLSSRAAQHRAELREARENSSELWADVLGAIENAVPDDRPRLVLNHRNPLVRRVVTLPETSLATTAVQALYGMALLHGHHPLRPADTAVLNRSFLGLLDWAVVGKE, encoded by the coding sequence ATCATCGATCCATCACTGGGGGAGTGGGTGGAGAGCGCCTTTCAAGTGGACCTGCGGGGAGTCGTCGACCTGCTCAGCAGGCATCTGTACTCCAGCCCTCGGGTCTACGTCCGCGAGCTGCTGCAGAACGCGGTGGACGCGATCACCGCGAGGCGCATCGAGGATCCCGCCGCCCCCGCCCGCGTCACGCTGGAGGCCGACGGCGGCACGGTGCGCGTGCACGACACCGGCGTCGGCCTCACCGAGGAGGAAGTGCACACCCTCCTGGCCACCATCGGCCGCTCCGGCAAACGCGACGAACTCGGCTTCGCCCGGCATGAGTTCCTCGGCCAGTTCGGCATCGGACTGCTGTCCGGCTTCCTCGTCGCCGACGAGATCCGGGTGGAGACCAGGTCGGCCCGGGGCGGCCCCACCGTGCTGTGGACGGGCATGGCCGACGGCCGCTACCGGGTCGAGACCGCCGAGCACGAGCGGCCCGAGCCGGGTACGACCGTGACCCTCACCCCTCGCCGCGACGCGGCCGAGTGGACGGCGCCGCGCACCGTGACCGAGCTGGCGGCCCACTACGGCTCGCTGCTGCCCATCCAGGTCACCGCCTGCGGCGTCCGCGTCAGCGGTGACGGCCCGCCGTGGCGGGCCGCCTACCCGACGCCCGACGCCCGGCGCGCCGCCCTGCTCGACTACGGCAGGCGGCTGTTCGGCTTCACCGCCCTGGACGTCATCGACCTGGCCGTGCCCGAGGCGGGCCTGACCGGAGTGGCGTTCATCCTGCCCGAGCCCGCCAACCCCACCGTCCGCGCCGTCCACCGCGTCTACCTCAAGGGCATGCTGCTCGGCGAGCGTACCGAGGGGCTGCTGCCGGACTGGGCGTTCTTCGTCCGCTGCGTCGTCGACGCGAGCGAGCTGCGCCCCACCGCAAGCCGCGAGTCCCTGTACGAGGACGACCTGCTGGAGCACACCCGTGACGCGCTCGGCGCCCGGGTGCGGGAGTGGCTGGTCGGCCTCGCCGAGACCGATCCGGACCGGCTGCGCACCTTCCTGCGCCTGCACCACCTCGGCGTCAAGGCGCTCGCCCTGCACGACGACGACATGCTCCGCCTGGTGGACCGCTGGCTGGAGTACGAGACCAGCGACGGTCCGATGACCCTCGCCCGGTTCCGGGCCCGTCACCCGCAGGGCCGCTACACCTCCGTCGTGGACGAGTTCCGCCAGCTGTCGGCCGTCGCCAGCGCACAGGGCGTGGGGCTGGTCAACGCCGGGTACGTCTACGACGCCGAGATCATGGCCCGGCTGCCGCGCATCGACCCCGACGTCCGGCTGGAGCCGCTCGACCCCGCCGAACTGGCGACCAGCCTGGGACCGGTCGACCCGCAGACCGAGCTCGCGGTGCGGCCTTTCCTCGTCGCCGCCGCCGCGGCGCTCGACTCCCTCGGCTGCGACGTCATCCTGCGCGAGTTCGACCCCGCTTCGCTGCCGGCGCTCTACCTGAGCAGCCGGGCCGCCCAGCACCGCGCCGAACTGCGCGAGGCCCGCGAGAACAGCAGCGAGCTGTGGGCCGACGTGCTGGGCGCGATAGAGAACGCCGTCCCCGACGACCGGCCCCGCCTGGTGCTCAACCACCGCAACCCCCTGGTCCGCCGCGTCGTCACGCTGCCCGAGACGTCCCTGGCCACCACCGCCGTCCAGGCCCTGTACGGGATGGCGCTGCTGCACGGCCACCACCCGCTGCGCCCTGCGGACACCGCGGTCCTCAACCGCTCGTTCCTCGGGCTGCTGGACTGGGCCGTCGTCGGCAAGGAGTAA
- a CDS encoding alkaline phosphatase D family protein, whose translation MESEPSRRTFLTAAAAVVGGALLPGGVALAAPRMRSRTLARDPFSLGVASGDPARDGFVLWTRLAVDPLGGDGRGGMPSRDVEVDWQVATDERFSRVVRSGTVTARPHDAHSVHVELEGLEPGREYFYRFRAEGHRSLVGRTRTAPEGLAPLTFAVAACAHYEHGYYTAYRRIAEHHPDLVVHLGDYIYEYGPRGYRAPTGRVREHAGGACVTLADYRLRHAQYKSDPDLQAAHAAAPWLVAFDDHELENNWAGDTSSTGHPGFARRKAAAFRAYYENMPLRRSSVPRGAAMRVHRRVEWGTLARFHLLDTRQFRDDQACGDGLRHGCDARHSAGRTLLGADQRDWLLDGLRRSPARWNLIGQQIIMAQRDMAVGPGRAVNLDSWDGYAGERTRLLTGIRDSGAANPVVLTGDAHIHHAADLRPDFDDPDSPSVGVELVTSSIASDGDGYRDEGMIADIMAENPHMAYVDQRRGYILCRLSADALEADFRTLERVSRRGAPARSSARFTVPAGEHTLNAV comes from the coding sequence GTGGAGTCCGAACCGTCACGCAGAACGTTCCTGACCGCCGCCGCGGCGGTCGTCGGCGGCGCGCTCCTCCCCGGCGGCGTCGCCCTCGCCGCACCGCGCATGCGGTCGCGGACCCTGGCCCGCGACCCCTTCTCCCTCGGCGTCGCCTCCGGCGACCCGGCCAGGGACGGATTCGTCCTGTGGACCCGCCTGGCCGTCGACCCGCTCGGCGGCGACGGCCGCGGCGGCATGCCCTCCCGCGACGTCGAGGTGGACTGGCAGGTCGCCACCGACGAGCGGTTCTCCCGCGTGGTCCGCTCCGGCACCGTGACCGCCCGCCCGCACGACGCCCACAGCGTGCACGTCGAACTGGAAGGACTGGAGCCGGGGCGGGAGTACTTCTACCGCTTCCGCGCCGAAGGGCACCGCTCGCTGGTCGGCCGCACCCGGACCGCCCCCGAAGGGCTCGCCCCGCTCACCTTCGCCGTCGCCGCGTGCGCCCACTACGAGCACGGCTACTACACCGCCTACCGCCGCATCGCCGAACACCACCCCGACCTGGTCGTGCACCTGGGCGACTACATATACGAGTACGGCCCCCGCGGCTACCGCGCCCCGACGGGGCGGGTGCGCGAGCACGCCGGAGGCGCATGCGTCACGCTGGCCGACTACCGGCTGCGGCACGCCCAGTACAAAAGCGACCCCGACCTGCAGGCGGCGCACGCCGCCGCGCCGTGGCTGGTCGCCTTCGACGACCACGAGCTGGAGAACAACTGGGCGGGCGACACCTCCTCCACCGGCCATCCCGGCTTCGCCCGCCGCAAGGCGGCGGCCTTCCGCGCCTACTACGAGAACATGCCGCTGCGCCGGTCGAGCGTGCCGCGCGGGGCGGCGATGCGGGTGCACCGGCGGGTGGAGTGGGGGACGCTGGCCCGCTTCCACCTGCTCGACACCCGGCAGTTCCGCGACGACCAGGCGTGCGGGGACGGCCTGCGGCACGGCTGCGACGCCCGGCACTCGGCCGGGCGCACCCTCCTCGGCGCCGACCAGCGGGACTGGCTGCTGGACGGGCTGCGCCGCTCTCCGGCCCGGTGGAACCTCATCGGCCAGCAGATCATCATGGCCCAGCGCGACATGGCGGTCGGCCCGGGGCGCGCGGTCAACCTCGACTCCTGGGACGGTTACGCGGGCGAACGGACCCGTCTGCTGACCGGCATACGCGACTCGGGCGCGGCCAATCCGGTCGTGCTCACCGGGGACGCGCACATCCACCACGCCGCCGACCTGCGGCCCGACTTCGACGACCCCGACTCGCCGAGCGTCGGCGTGGAGCTGGTCACCTCCTCGATCGCCAGCGACGGGGACGGCTACCGCGACGAGGGCATGATCGCCGACATCATGGCGGAGAACCCGCACATGGCATACGTGGACCAGCGGCGCGGCTACATCCTGTGCCGCCTGTCGGCGGACGCGCTGGAGGCGGACTTCCGCACCCTCGAGCGCGTCTCCCGCCGCGGCGCCCCGGCCCGCTCCTCGGCCCGGTTCACCGTCCCGGCGGGCGAGCACACCCTCAACGCCGTCTGA
- the arfB gene encoding alternative ribosome rescue aminoacyl-tRNA hydrolase ArfB, which produces MLGPLAVTGSIVIPEDELRWRFSRSSGPGGQGVNTTDSRAELSFDLVATRALDPRLKERALRRLASRLSGGVLTVAASEHRSQLRNREAARDRLASALREAVAPPPRRRKPTAPSRASVERRLAAKRRRSDLKRLRRTVD; this is translated from the coding sequence ATGCTCGGCCCGTTGGCCGTCACCGGTTCGATCGTCATCCCGGAGGACGAGCTGCGCTGGCGCTTCTCGCGCTCCTCCGGCCCCGGCGGGCAGGGCGTGAACACCACCGACAGCCGGGCCGAGCTGAGCTTCGACCTCGTCGCCACCCGGGCGCTCGACCCCCGGTTGAAGGAGCGGGCCCTGCGGCGGCTGGCGTCCCGGCTCTCCGGCGGCGTGCTCACCGTCGCCGCATCCGAACACCGCTCCCAGCTGCGCAACCGCGAGGCGGCGCGAGACAGGCTCGCGAGCGCACTGCGCGAAGCCGTCGCGCCTCCGCCCCGGCGGCGCAAGCCGACCGCGCCGAGCCGCGCCTCCGTCGAGCGCCGCCTGGCCGCCAAGCGCCGCCGCTCCGACCTCAAACGCCTCCGCCGCACGGTGGACTGA
- a CDS encoding AfsR/SARP family transcriptional regulator: protein MRRTSGEAVDAPPLRLNVLGPLTLEVGGEPVSLPSGVRRRLLGVLACQADRAVPVDRLVETLWEEPPASARENLRQYVFHLRRALGDPRRLPRDHRGYRLVLHEEELDAWRFESLVAAADPPLAAGDTRTAEELLRRALGLWRGDAYEGLAHLEPVRRSAVRLEEARLLATERVIEIGLARGEHERLVPQLAALVTRHPFRERLRGQYMLALYRAGRQAEALETYRQCRNLLAADLGLTPGSELRRLEQAILARDPSLDAPVRDAVALGPAVPAELPADVTVFTGRAAEVELLCGLLTREDRDTVPIAAISGPGGVGKSALATHVGHRVAAHYPDGQIHLDLHGASPDRNPLDAATALSRLLRSLGVPGDRVPAHVEEAAARFRSLTRGRRLLIVLDNARDAAQVRPLLPASPHLRPAHHLPQAAARHRRRAPRTAGRARHAGEPRPAARRPGREPDGRRAAGRRRAGGPLRRTAARAADRRGPAAAPAGAQAGRPGAAA from the coding sequence ATGAGGCGTACATCGGGGGAGGCCGTGGACGCCCCTCCGCTGCGCTTGAACGTGCTCGGCCCGCTGACGCTGGAGGTCGGCGGCGAGCCGGTCTCCCTGCCCTCGGGCGTGCGGCGGCGGCTGCTGGGGGTGCTGGCGTGCCAGGCCGACCGGGCGGTGCCGGTGGACCGGCTGGTGGAGACCCTGTGGGAGGAGCCTCCCGCGTCCGCCAGGGAGAACCTGCGCCAATACGTGTTCCACCTGCGCCGGGCGCTCGGCGACCCCCGGCGGCTGCCGCGTGACCACCGGGGATACCGCCTCGTCCTGCACGAGGAGGAGCTGGACGCGTGGCGGTTCGAGAGCCTGGTCGCCGCGGCCGATCCGCCGCTGGCCGCCGGTGACACGCGCACCGCCGAGGAACTGCTGCGGCGGGCGCTCGGCCTGTGGCGGGGCGACGCCTACGAGGGGCTGGCCCATCTCGAACCGGTCCGGCGAAGCGCGGTGCGCCTGGAGGAGGCCCGCCTGCTGGCGACGGAACGCGTGATCGAGATCGGGCTCGCCCGCGGCGAGCATGAACGCCTCGTCCCGCAGCTGGCCGCGCTGGTCACCCGGCATCCCTTCCGCGAGCGGCTGCGCGGCCAGTACATGCTCGCGCTGTACCGCGCGGGACGGCAGGCCGAGGCCCTGGAGACGTACCGGCAGTGCCGCAACCTTCTGGCCGCCGACCTGGGGCTGACCCCGGGCTCCGAGCTGCGGCGCCTGGAGCAGGCCATCCTCGCCCGCGACCCGTCGCTGGACGCGCCGGTCCGCGACGCCGTCGCGCTCGGGCCCGCCGTGCCCGCCGAGCTGCCCGCCGACGTGACGGTGTTCACCGGACGCGCGGCAGAGGTCGAGCTGCTGTGCGGCCTGCTCACCCGCGAGGACCGGGACACGGTGCCCATCGCGGCGATCTCCGGGCCCGGCGGCGTCGGCAAGTCCGCCCTGGCCACGCACGTCGGGCACCGGGTCGCCGCGCACTATCCCGACGGCCAGATCCATCTGGACCTGCACGGCGCCTCACCGGACCGCAACCCGCTGGACGCGGCGACCGCGCTGTCCCGGCTGCTGCGCTCGCTCGGCGTGCCCGGGGATCGCGTGCCCGCCCACGTGGAGGAGGCGGCAGCGCGGTTCCGCTCGCTGACCCGGGGCAGGCGGCTGCTCATCGTCCTGGACAACGCCCGCGACGCGGCGCAGGTGCGCCCGCTGCTCCCGGCGAGCCCCCACCTGCGGCCTGCTCATCACCTGCCGCAGGCGGCTGCTCGGCATCGACGGCGTGCACCCCGTACCGCTGGCCGCGCTCGGCATGCGGGAGAGCCTCGACCTGCTGCGCGGCGTCCTGGGCGAGAGCCGGATGGACGCCGAGCCGCAGGCCGCCGCCGAGCTGGCGGCCCACTGCGGCGGACTGCCGCTCGCGCTGCGGATCGTCGCGGCCCGGCTGCGGCACCGGCCGGAGCTCAAGCTGGCCGACCTGGTGCGGCAGCTTAG
- a CDS encoding TIGR03619 family F420-dependent LLM class oxidoreductase, translating to MRIGFGVPVSGPWATPANMVRIATRAEELGYDSLWTFQRLLYPVGHAMGPAYRSVQDPLVTLAYLAGFTERVRLGVAVLNMPFASPVLTAKQLATLQAVSGGRLIAGLGLGWLPEEFTASGVPYDRRGARGEEFVRVLRALWTEGVVEHEGEFYRVPAAHHEPTPDPVPPILLGGTADAALRRAGRIADGWVSSSREDLSAIDQRIYIVKEAARQAGRDPDALHFVCRGVTRVQPAGRPGRRPLTGSYEEIRRDVAELADKGVTEVFHDFNFDPEMTAPGADPKEVMRRAEEALEALAP from the coding sequence ATGAGGATTGGATTCGGTGTGCCCGTATCCGGGCCGTGGGCGACGCCCGCGAACATGGTCCGCATCGCCACCCGGGCGGAGGAGCTCGGCTACGACAGTCTGTGGACCTTCCAACGCCTGCTGTACCCGGTCGGGCACGCGATGGGCCCGGCCTACCGCAGTGTGCAGGACCCCCTGGTCACCCTCGCGTACCTGGCCGGGTTCACCGAGCGCGTCCGGCTCGGTGTGGCCGTGCTCAACATGCCGTTCGCCTCCCCGGTGCTGACGGCCAAGCAGCTCGCCACGCTCCAGGCGGTCTCCGGAGGGCGGCTGATCGCCGGGCTGGGCCTGGGCTGGCTGCCGGAGGAGTTCACCGCCTCCGGCGTCCCGTACGACCGGCGCGGCGCCCGCGGAGAAGAGTTCGTGCGGGTGCTGCGCGCGCTGTGGACCGAGGGGGTGGTCGAGCATGAGGGCGAGTTCTACCGGGTGCCCGCCGCCCACCACGAGCCCACGCCGGATCCGGTGCCGCCGATCCTGCTGGGCGGCACCGCGGACGCGGCGCTGCGCCGGGCGGGACGGATCGCGGACGGCTGGGTGAGCAGCAGCCGGGAGGATCTGTCCGCCATCGACCAGCGGATCTACATTGTAAAGGAGGCGGCTCGGCAGGCCGGACGCGACCCCGACGCACTGCACTTCGTCTGCCGCGGCGTCACCCGCGTCCAACCCGCCGGGCGACCCGGGCGCCGGCCGCTCACCGGCTCCTATGAGGAGATCCGCCGCGACGTGGCGGAGCTGGCGGACAAGGGGGTCACCGAGGTCTTCCACGATTTCAACTTCGACCCGGAGATGACGGCGCCCGGCGCCGATCCGAAGGAGGTGATGCGCCGGGCGGAGGAGGCGTTGGAGGCGTTGGCCCCCTGA
- a CDS encoding HAD-IIA family hydrolase has protein sequence MRDRKPIQSWLTDMDGVLVREGEPVPGAKEFISRLRESDKSFLVLTNNSIYTPRDLAVRLRAAGLDVPEEFIWTSALATAQFLHDQRPGGSAYVIGEAGLTTALHSAGYVLTDLAPDYVVLGETRTYSFEQITRAIRLIEGGARFIATNPDPIGPSAEGSLPACGSVAALISKATGVQPYFVGKPNPMMMRSALNAIGGHSESTAMIGDRMDTDVVSGMEAGLYTILVLTGVTTKEEIDRFPYRPSLTVESIADLLPMLD, from the coding sequence GTGAGAGATCGCAAGCCGATTCAGAGCTGGCTGACGGACATGGACGGCGTGCTCGTCCGGGAGGGGGAACCGGTTCCCGGGGCCAAGGAGTTCATCTCCCGGCTGCGCGAGTCCGACAAGTCGTTCCTCGTGCTGACCAACAACTCGATCTACACGCCCAGGGATCTCGCGGTGCGGCTGCGGGCCGCGGGGCTGGACGTGCCCGAGGAGTTCATCTGGACGTCCGCGCTGGCCACCGCGCAGTTCCTGCACGATCAGCGGCCCGGCGGGTCGGCGTACGTCATCGGCGAGGCGGGGTTGACCACCGCTCTGCATTCGGCGGGCTACGTGCTCACCGACCTGGCGCCCGACTACGTGGTGCTCGGTGAGACCCGCACCTACAGCTTCGAGCAGATCACCCGGGCGATCCGCCTCATCGAGGGCGGCGCCAGGTTCATCGCCACCAACCCCGACCCGATAGGGCCCTCCGCCGAGGGGTCGTTGCCGGCCTGCGGGTCGGTCGCCGCGCTGATCAGCAAGGCGACGGGCGTCCAGCCGTACTTCGTGGGCAAGCCCAACCCGATGATGATGCGCAGCGCGCTCAACGCCATCGGAGGGCACAGCGAGAGCACCGCCATGATCGGCGACCGGATGGACACCGACGTGGTCTCCGGGATGGAGGCCGGGCTCTACACCATCCTCGTGCTCACCGGCGTGACCACGAAGGAGGAGATCGATCGCTTCCCCTACCGTCCCTCCCTGACCGTGGAGTCGATCGCCGACCTGCTGCCCATGCTGGACTGA
- a CDS encoding zinc-dependent alcohol dehydrogenase family protein: MTEEMDAWVVARPGPIATGPLERTRLPVPEPGPGEVLVEVEACAVCRTDLHLAEGDLPPVRPRTVPGHEAVGRVVRGALPAGTRVGVAWLRSTCGRCRYCTRGMENLCPESSYTGWHADGGYARYLVAPADYVYTLPQDRPAELLAPLLCAGIIGYRALQRCDLPPGGRLGVYGFGASAHLTAQVAIAQGATVHVMTRSPAARELALELGAASAGDARDTPPEPLDSAILFAPVGDLVPVALAALDRGGTLAVAGIHLTDIPVLNYQRHLFQERTLRSVTANTRADGRAFLEFTAAHPPHVAVTPYPLSDADRALADLAGDRVNGVAVLVPG, translated from the coding sequence ATGACCGAGGAGATGGACGCCTGGGTGGTGGCGCGGCCCGGCCCGATCGCCACCGGCCCCCTGGAGCGCACGCGGCTCCCCGTGCCCGAACCGGGCCCCGGCGAGGTGCTGGTCGAGGTGGAGGCGTGCGCGGTCTGCCGTACCGACCTGCACCTGGCCGAGGGCGACCTGCCCCCGGTCCGCCCGCGGACCGTGCCCGGCCACGAAGCGGTCGGCCGCGTGGTGCGCGGCGCGCTGCCCGCCGGGACCAGGGTGGGCGTGGCCTGGCTGCGCTCCACCTGCGGACGCTGCCGCTACTGCACGCGGGGCATGGAGAATCTCTGCCCGGAATCCTCCTACACCGGCTGGCACGCCGACGGCGGCTACGCGCGCTACCTCGTCGCGCCCGCGGACTACGTGTACACGCTGCCGCAAGACCGGCCCGCCGAGCTGCTCGCGCCGCTGCTGTGCGCCGGGATCATCGGGTACCGGGCGCTGCAGCGCTGCGATCTGCCGCCGGGCGGACGGCTGGGCGTGTACGGCTTCGGCGCGTCGGCCCATCTGACCGCGCAGGTCGCGATCGCGCAGGGCGCGACCGTGCACGTCATGACCCGCTCCCCCGCCGCCCGGGAGCTGGCGCTGGAGCTGGGGGCCGCCTCCGCGGGCGACGCCCGGGACACCCCGCCCGAGCCGCTGGACTCGGCGATCCTGTTCGCCCCGGTCGGCGACCTGGTACCGGTCGCGCTGGCCGCCCTCGACCGCGGCGGCACACTGGCGGTGGCGGGCATCCACCTCACCGACATCCCGGTCCTGAACTACCAGCGTCATCTGTTCCAGGAGCGCACGCTGCGCAGCGTGACCGCGAACACGCGGGCCGACGGACGGGCGTTCTTGGAGTTCACCGCCGCTCATCCGCCGCACGTGGCGGTCACGCCCTATCCGCTGTCCGACGCCGATCGGGCCCTGGCCGACCTGGCCGGCGACCGGGTCAACGGCGTCGCCGTGCTCGTCCCCGGCTGA